In the Zingiber officinale cultivar Zhangliang chromosome 5A, Zo_v1.1, whole genome shotgun sequence genome, GGTTACACGATAAGAGTAATTCATAACATATCAAGGGTGATCATGTTTGATAAGAGTAAGCTCTAagagatcaaggttgatcaaatatttgataagATGGAAGTTTCAACAAGTTAAAGTTGATTGAAAACTTGGTAAGAAGAGAAAGACCTCAATGATTACTAGTAAAGTAGATGACTAACACCTTCAAGCAGTTGATTCAACTAAAGGAATAAAAGGTTACTCTTTTGAGTGTCTCTATTAAACAGTCAATTGATGATCCTTGAGTTGATTGGAAATATTATAGTTGTTGTAATAGAATGGTTAATTCATTGCGCAATCGATTGATCTTGAGTTCACTGCTAGAGGTGTTTAATAGTTGTAATGGAATTGTTCCTAGAAGCCAATGATTGACTGATGCATAATAGAATGGATGATTCTAGAAAAGTTTAGAAGCTTGGTTGAGGCATACAAATTCAAGTATGTTAGCTATGAAATGCACATCATTCTACAACTAAGAAACTCTATCAAATTATTCTCTCCCAgctctttttctcttcttttgtaATTTATTCTTCATCCTTTTGTAATTTAGACCTTGTAAGATGTTTCTTCTTTTCTAGAGGATTTTCAAGGAGAAAAATAGCGGCATTATGGTATAAAATCTTTACGATAAGTGCCCGAGATGTCGAATTTGAGCATAGTCGGATGGTGGACTGAGTCGCATACGCTAGGCATGCTAACATGGAGTCAAGTCATATAAGCTAGGTTAATTTGCTAAGCTAGAAGAGGATCGCATACTTTGTCATAGAAACATTATTGTATAATTTAGTTATAAACTATTCGTTTGAGTAATGAATTATTTATGAGAAAATATGcataatgaagaaaaaaaatagactTTTCTTCAAGTCCATTCGCCCTCAAAGCTGACTTTTCTTCTTATTAATCTAATATCAATCATCTCACACGAAATACAAGTTTATAATTAAATCATCTTCAACCACCAAACCACCTCGAAAGATACCTGCTccatttttcaaaactattttacttGTTTATAATAAACTCTTTGTTCCaaatattttgaattattaaaaaaaattgtaaaaaaaatagaatgcattatattttatatctatttttagtttttttaaactacaattaattaatatctatcaaTTATAACTGCCCGCGCGTGTGACAATGcttcaataaaattttaaaaattagggataaatgtccatttaatttaagagagaattctattttttttttgatgaaataatttattattttaaaaatagtagCCATTTTGATTCAATTGAAATCTAtcctttaaaataaataaataaatttttatttagccAATTATGCTTCCTtaagtagggttgtaaatgaaccaaacgttcgtgaataagtttaatgttcgacttggtaagagcttgtttatgttcgttcaatatacataatattaattaaataaacaagcttgaacaactcgttaagttaaacaaacaaatctgaacacatatgtgttcagctcattaATGTTCGTtaacaacattcgtgaacaatgttcatgaaccatattcattaataaaactctttgcaatatgctaaataaacaataaaataaaataaataaataaatttaaattatcaagctcaataaccaatcaaacaactaaaaatttcaaacaatcaaataagcttgaattgagagtttgataacatctaaatgaaccaagctcaagctaaacTTATACCAAGCTCAAACTAAGCTTGAATTgtgagcttgataatatctaaacgaaccaaactcaagtcaaacttcaaacaagctcaagctcatacaaaataaaccaagccaagcttgaacactcatttcaaaagcttagttcattttaagctcggctcggctcggctcggctcggcttggttaccttatcaaacaagcttgaacaccccaaagctcggctcggcttgtttacagccctatccTTAAGGGCATCCATAATGCATATATTAATGAGTTGTAATAACACCCCTTGGTGACAAACACTATTGTGaaggggtgttataacaccccttCACTTGAACACGTTTAATACTTTGAACGCGTTCAAGCAATGTGGGATGGACTAGTCCCTGGCTGGCCCAACCCATgtgcttatttttttattttttttatatttttattaaaataatataaattttaaaattggaaATTAAATATGGATTTGGTGACCCACACacatctattttatttaataaatatattttaaaaattaatattatttttaaaatatagtaaaattattttttaaaaaaataaaattattattaaaaaaaataataatttaaatattttaaaatatatttaaagtatatttatttaatatgatataattttaagatgactGAGTAGACTATGAGACcataaataatgaatattaatattaaaaataatatgtgTGAAAAAGATACGTTGTTATAATGAGTATTTGAGTagactttatattttttttatgagatgATGAGTGTTATAATGGTAATATATCTCTAAGcaacttaataaaataaaataaaataaaataatttgaccTTTTATACCCCGAAAGAAATTATTCACAAaatgagtttaattttttttttaaaaaaaaagataataaatgaATTGGCAGTTTCTtgtaaagaaaaaataatttaatttagttaactCATTTGGCAAAGTTATTTCGACCAGACAACTTAACCAATTAtaataaactattttttttattttaaatgtattaagaataaatttacttggacatttttttaaaataaaagtagaCTAGTAAACCTATGGAGACTTGCTCGCCAACTACTCCGTCGAAACTTCAACAAACTGCTTCTCATCACCAACTTTACACGTTTTATgacaatataaaaattaattaatttaactttaccatatatatatataataaatattagaaattaattaattaatcttcaATCTTCAATCATTTAGCTGTGAAAATAGGGTTCTTCTCAACCATGCATTATTTTAAAGGATAATCGAAAAAGAATAGACTAGTAAGCTGATTCGACGGCTCCTTgtctttattaaaaataataataaaaaaaaacacacattGTATTAAAAGTATCAAAAGGACCTCGATTTTTACGTAATGCTTTTTCCCCCCTTCTCATCAAATGTTAATATTtacaaaatttgaatttcaattctACCTTttataaaagaatattttttaaaaaattttacactttataaagataaattatgaatttgtataatttattatagaaaattttatctatttatatttaaatataaaaaagaaGCAAGAAAGAGAATTTGTGAAACATAGAGGCGCCTTTTCGAAaaattggttttcttctttagagTGATTCCTCCTCATTGTTAAATCGGCTCCCACGTTTTGCAGGCTGCAGAAGCTCTGGAAAGTGCAAGGGAAGAGAAGGCTCCGGCGGAGAGGAAATGGCGAAGCCATTTAGGAACCTCAACAGAGCAAAACCTCAAAGTTATGGCGTAGGATTGCTTGTAGTTTTCATTCTTGTCTCACTTACCTATGTTACCATGTCCGGGACTAACAAGATGCGCATCTCCTTGGGTAAGACTCGTCTTCTTCTCACTCTGTTGCAACAATTAATTAACTCCTCCTTCTAGTTCTCATGGATAGATCGTTTGCTTGCTTAATTTTCAGCAAATTCACAGCTTGTGCAAGTGGTAGATGTCAACTACACCTCCATTAAATCCTATCCCTCGACTGGAAAAGAAGCAGCAGGTAACCCCAAAGTTGTTAGATAGATCTTAATTGGTAAAGAAAGACTAAGTTTATTTAGTCGATGAGTATTCTTGATACAGAGAAGGAGAAGGTAGTGGTGGTTGAGAAGAATTCGTCTGCTGTTCCTGAAGAGGTGTTCTTGCCCACTGGAAGAACAGGGGATCAAGGTACGTGGATGCTGTCGTCACAGCCATCCAAATTTGACCAAACGTTGGTAATTCACAGCCAAGGAATTCATAAACTAACAATTATTTGTTGGTCAAATCGTGAAGGCGTGCCGGCGGTGGAGAAGAAGCCGATATGCGATCTGTCGAACAGGAAATCCGACGTCTGCGAGGCAGCCGGCGACGTCAGAATCGTGGGCAAGAACACCCGCATGGTCTACGTGGCCCCACCTCCCGACGGTAACAGAGAGGGTGAGTCGTGGACGATCAAGCCGTACGCCCGGAAGTGGGACGTGGGTTCCGGCGGCAGTGTTCGCGAGGTGACTCTGAGGCTGGTCAACGACTACGGCGATGACGGCCGTTGCGCGGTCAACTATTCGATCCCCGCTCTGGTGTTCGCGATCGGCGGTTGGTCCGGTATCAACTTCTTTCACGACTTTGGCGACGTCCTGGTGCCCCTTTTCCAGTCGGCCGCGCCATTTTCCGGCGAGGTCCAGCTGCTGGTGGCCAACAACAAGCCTGGATGGGTCCAAAAGTTCCGGCCGTACTTCGACAAGCTTTCCCGCTATCCCGTGATAGAGTTCGACGAGGACGACGCGGTTCGCTGCTTCCCCCGCGTCACGCTCGGACTCCGGTGCAGCAGCATCGAGGACTTTCAGATGGAGCCAGCCAAGTCGCCGCAGGGCTACTCCATGGTCGACTTCGCCGAGTTCACGAGGAGCGCCTTCGGTCTCCCTAGAAAGCGCCCTACCCTGCTGCCGGAGCCACTGGTCGGCGGGGAGCAGAGCACGGCGAAGGCGAGGCTGATGTTGATAGCGCGGGCAAAGACGCGGCGGTTCACGAACGTGGAGGAGATCGTGAGAATGGCTGAGGGGGCAGGATTCGAGGTGGTGGTGACGGAGGCGAGCGACGACATCGCCAAATTCTCGCGCGTGGTGAACTCGTGCGACGTGCTGATGGGCGTGCACGGGTCGGCGCTGACGAACATGGTGTTCCTGCCGAGGGGCGGCGTGGTGATCCAGGTGGTGCCGTGGGGGAAACTGGACTGGATCGCCGGCCACTACTTCCGGGACCCAGCGAAGCAGATGGAGGTGAAGTACCTGGAGTACAGCATCAACGAGGAGGAGACGACGCTGTCAGAGCAGTACCCGAGAGAGCACGCGGTGTTCAAGGATCCCATGTCGGTGCACCACCAAGGGTGGGATACCTTTTCCAGGATATTCTTGAAGGAGCAGAACGTGAGGCTCAACGTCACGAGGTTCCGGCCATTCCTGGACCGCGCCCGCCTCTTCATCAGCCAACAACACACACAGGCTCAGGATCTGGATCTGGATCAAAGGGGCGGTGGCTAAGGTCAACTACACACCTCCctcattcatttcttcttcttcgtcgtcTTCTTCTTTATTGCATTTAGTATTCCACCGCTCAGGAAACACCAGAAATAGGGAAATGATGAATGAGTTCAACAAGAATATAATTGTTTCTTTATTGCATTGTTAATCATGCGCGCTTGCTATCGATTTCTATATCCCAATAAAAAGAGACCAGATCCTCTGGTCCAAAATGTTCCGGCCTAGGAGGCCATATAAGTTTATTGGCGGGTGAACTAGATGTCATCTGTTTAATATATAGAGTCTAGTTCATCTTATTAATAAATAGACATGGTCCTGGATTAATTTAAGAATTCGAGATTAGAGGATCATTATAATAAAGATCAGATCCTCTGGTCTAGGATCTTTTAAATCAAGGGAGGCCTTGTAAGTTCATTGATGGGATAAGCTGGATTTCACCTGTTTAACAAGTAGGATCTAGTCCATCCCACTAATGAATGAACAGGAGTTCAGGACTGATCCAAGGATCCAGGACCAAAAGATCTTTATCCCAATGGAGATTAAATCCTCTAGTCCAAGACTTCTGGACCAGGGGAGGCCTTGCAAGTCAGATGGGATGAGTTAGACCTCATTTATTTAACAGATAGGATCTAATCCATACCACTTATAAATAGACATGGATTCAAGATTGATTCAGGAATTCACGACTAGAGGATCCCCGAATGGAGGCCAGATACCCAAAGCTAGCGAGGTAGAATTTAGGTTTAAATAATGAAAGTCCACTGCGTTGGTTTTATGGAAAGTAGAGCAATCCAAATTTATATTGAAACTAATGGCAAAAGCTATTAGTGCTCTGGTCAAAGCAGGGAAGACATGTTCGAAGATGTTAAATTTCGATTCCGTCTAATAATATCTTATATCGTAATCTTCACACCATCACAAGGAGACAACTTTATATTGAAACTAGCTGCTTGACCTGTAGTAAAGATATCTTCCTTGTTACCTGAACAACTTATGTGCATATATGTTAAGAATTGTTATTGTGAATAAAAATTTAAGAATTATTATAGTTGCTGATTTATAACTTATTTGCATTACAAAATTACCAATTTTAACTGGAATATTCTCCAAAATAATATCTAACAGAACGATCTGTTACCTAAACTCAATTTCTTACCGATGGAAAGAGGCACAAGGATCACG is a window encoding:
- the LOC121982172 gene encoding alpha-1,3-arabinosyltransferase XAT3-like isoform X1 yields the protein MAKPFRNLNRAKPQSYGVGLLVVFILVSLTYVTMSGTNKMRISLANSQLVQVVDVNYTSIKSYPSTGKEAAEKEKVVVVEKNSSAVPEEVFLPTGRTGDQGVPAVEKKPICDLSNRKSDVCEAAGDVRIVGKNTRMVYVAPPPDGNREGESWTIKPYARKWDVGSGGSVREVTLRLVNDYGDDGRCAVNYSIPALVFAIGGWSGINFFHDFGDVLVPLFQSAAPFSGEVQLLVANNKPGWVQKFRPYFDKLSRYPVIEFDEDDAVRCFPRVTLGLRCSSIEDFQMEPAKSPQGYSMVDFAEFTRSAFGLPRKRPTLLPEPLVGGEQSTAKARLMLIARAKTRRFTNVEEIVRMAEGAGFEVVVTEASDDIAKFSRVVNSCDVLMGVHGSALTNMVFLPRGGVVIQVVPWGKLDWIAGHYFRDPAKQMEVKYLEYSINEEETTLSEQYPREHAVFKDPMSVHHQGWDTFSRIFLKEQNVRLNVTRFRPFLDRARLFISQQHTQAQDLDLDQRGGG
- the LOC121982172 gene encoding alpha-1,3-arabinosyltransferase XAT3-like isoform X2, with translation MSTTPPLNPIPRLEKKQQSMSILDTEKEKVVVVEKNSSAVPEEVFLPTGRTGDQGVPAVEKKPICDLSNRKSDVCEAAGDVRIVGKNTRMVYVAPPPDGNREGESWTIKPYARKWDVGSGGSVREVTLRLVNDYGDDGRCAVNYSIPALVFAIGGWSGINFFHDFGDVLVPLFQSAAPFSGEVQLLVANNKPGWVQKFRPYFDKLSRYPVIEFDEDDAVRCFPRVTLGLRCSSIEDFQMEPAKSPQGYSMVDFAEFTRSAFGLPRKRPTLLPEPLVGGEQSTAKARLMLIARAKTRRFTNVEEIVRMAEGAGFEVVVTEASDDIAKFSRVVNSCDVLMGVHGSALTNMVFLPRGGVVIQVVPWGKLDWIAGHYFRDPAKQMEVKYLEYSINEEETTLSEQYPREHAVFKDPMSVHHQGWDTFSRIFLKEQNVRLNVTRFRPFLDRARLFISQQHTQAQDLDLDQRGGG